In a single window of the Streptomyces sp. NBC_00353 genome:
- a CDS encoding macrolide family glycosyltransferase, which yields MSTFAFLNIPMHGRVNPTLPVVAELVRRGHSVTYHTSPAFREAIEATGATVCLYPGGDQPLPDPPTPVTLMEGLAGTAVRLLPAVLADLRRVRPDVIVHDNACLWGAVAARELGVPAASSFTTFAFNRHVPSPTRGSWDLLAAATARPGSLQGFLRSRWALRRRFDTRGLPLLDLGNIRQPLNLVYTSRAFQPAVEGFDRSYRFVGPSIGARPVDPSFPADRLKDPVLYASLGTVFNADPQLLRSFATALAPRGGTVIVSTGQTDPAALGPLPANVFARRFVPQPEVLARAALFVTHGGMNSVNEAMYAGVPMLVVPQGADQPMVARRVVELGAGLSVRTQDVAGGSVRVLARRLLGDQRFRAAVTTLQVAQHEAGGFRRAADELERYLHTAGSVSQSAPVDPSQRG from the coding sequence GTGAGTACCTTCGCGTTCCTCAACATCCCCATGCACGGGCGCGTCAACCCGACGCTGCCGGTCGTGGCCGAGCTTGTTCGGCGCGGCCACTCCGTCACGTACCACACCTCGCCCGCGTTCCGTGAGGCGATCGAGGCAACCGGCGCGACTGTCTGTCTCTACCCCGGGGGCGACCAGCCGCTTCCCGATCCGCCGACGCCCGTCACTCTGATGGAGGGGCTTGCGGGCACCGCCGTCCGCTTGCTGCCCGCCGTGCTCGCCGACCTGCGCCGCGTCCGGCCCGACGTGATCGTCCACGACAACGCGTGTTTGTGGGGCGCGGTCGCCGCCCGCGAACTCGGCGTGCCGGCGGCGTCGTCGTTCACCACATTTGCGTTCAACCGGCATGTGCCCAGCCCCACCCGCGGCTCGTGGGACCTGCTGGCCGCGGCGACGGCTCGGCCCGGAAGCCTCCAGGGCTTCCTGCGGTCGCGCTGGGCGCTGCGCCGCCGCTTCGACACGCGTGGGTTGCCACTGCTCGACTTGGGAAACATCCGCCAGCCGCTCAATCTGGTCTACACCTCGCGGGCGTTCCAGCCTGCCGTCGAGGGCTTCGACCGGTCCTACCGGTTCGTCGGCCCAAGCATCGGCGCCCGGCCGGTCGACCCGTCGTTCCCGGCCGATCGGCTGAAGGACCCGGTGCTGTATGCCTCGCTGGGCACCGTGTTCAACGCCGATCCACAGCTGCTGCGTAGTTTTGCAACCGCGCTCGCCCCGCGGGGCGGCACCGTGATCGTTTCCACCGGGCAGACCGACCCCGCCGCGTTGGGTCCGTTGCCTGCCAACGTGTTCGCCCGGCGCTTCGTGCCGCAACCGGAGGTGCTGGCCCGTGCGGCGCTGTTCGTCACCCATGGCGGGATGAACAGCGTCAACGAGGCCATGTACGCCGGGGTTCCGATGCTGGTGGTTCCGCAGGGCGCTGACCAGCCGATGGTGGCCCGTCGCGTCGTCGAGCTCGGCGCCGGCCTGTCGGTCCGTACTCAGGACGTCGCCGGGGGCTCCGTGCGGGTCCTCGCCCGGCGTCTGCTCGGCGACCAAAGGTTCCGGGCGGCCGTGACCACCTTGCAGGTCGCCCAGCACGAGGCGGGTGGATTTCGGCGTGCCGCCGACGAACTCGAGCGGTACCTGCATACGGCCGGCTCGGTCAGTCAGTCGGCTCCGGTCGATCCGTCACAGCGAGGCTGA
- a CDS encoding patatin-like phospholipase family protein, which produces MTGDKGARPLLSSHPPGGLTSAGLRALPRPVAAVVGAGGVLGAAHVGVGYALEECGFVPDLIIGTSVGALNGAIAAAHPDRAAPWLDHVWTQLRRREVYPLGSLSSRASVFTDRGLRRLIARAGLPSRIEQLAVPFTAVAMDLVTGAPALLDHGDLESALLASTAIPGMLPPVDREGRTLVDGGVIAYVPVLAALQAGAASVVVLSTGPESSPLSSTLPRRRASAIAARAGLLLMHHQIERDLHEVSKHIPTVVLPTGVETWPAPWDFGHSQRLISTASLTAGRFLDRLRISGPGLYRADDLLAPLASPGEASISSVLGVGL; this is translated from the coding sequence ATGACGGGCGACAAGGGGGCGCGTCCGCTGCTGTCGAGCCACCCGCCCGGGGGTCTGACGTCAGCGGGCTTGCGCGCCCTTCCCCGTCCCGTGGCCGCGGTGGTGGGCGCCGGTGGCGTGCTCGGAGCGGCGCATGTCGGTGTCGGGTACGCGCTGGAGGAGTGCGGATTCGTCCCCGACCTGATCATCGGAACCTCGGTGGGTGCCCTCAACGGGGCAATCGCGGCCGCCCACCCCGACAGGGCGGCGCCGTGGCTGGACCACGTGTGGACGCAGTTGCGTCGCCGCGAGGTGTATCCGCTCGGCTCCCTGTCCTCACGGGCCAGCGTCTTCACCGATCGCGGTCTGCGTCGATTGATTGCCCGGGCTGGGCTGCCGTCGCGGATCGAGCAGTTGGCGGTCCCGTTCACCGCGGTGGCCATGGACCTGGTCACGGGCGCTCCGGCGCTGCTCGACCACGGAGACCTCGAGTCCGCGCTGCTGGCCAGCACAGCCATTCCCGGGATGCTGCCCCCGGTGGATCGTGAGGGCCGGACGCTCGTCGACGGCGGGGTGATCGCCTACGTCCCGGTACTGGCGGCCCTGCAGGCCGGAGCGGCCAGCGTGGTGGTGCTGTCGACCGGGCCGGAGAGCTCGCCGTTGAGCTCAACCCTCCCGCGCCGACGTGCCAGTGCGATCGCCGCCAGGGCCGGACTGTTGCTGATGCACCATCAGATCGAGCGTGACCTGCACGAGGTGTCCAAGCACATCCCGACCGTCGTGCTGCCGACCGGCGTCGAGACCTGGCCCGCCCCGTGGGACTTCGGTCATTCCCAGCGGCTGATCAGCACCGCGTCCCTCACGGCGGGGCGCTTTCTCGACAGGCTGCGCATCAGTGGGCCGGGCCTGTATCGGGCCGACGATCTTCTGGCGCCATTGGCCAGTCCGGGCGAGGCATCCATTTCCTCCGTATTGGGGGTCGGCCTGTGA
- a CDS encoding carboxymuconolactone decarboxylase family protein: protein MESRLNYFGHPLAAKVLKHINSAGKAVSDSALPAVTQELVKIRASQINGCGFCTDMHTKDAALAGETPQRLNLVAAWREATVFTEAERAALELTEQGTRIADAAGGVTDAVWANAAKHFDEEELVALISLIAVINAYNRINVINQQPAGDYQPGQFG from the coding sequence GTGGAATCGCGTCTCAACTACTTCGGCCACCCCCTCGCCGCGAAGGTGCTGAAGCACATCAACTCGGCCGGCAAGGCAGTTTCGGACTCAGCGCTTCCGGCCGTGACACAGGAATTGGTGAAGATTCGCGCAAGCCAGATCAACGGCTGCGGCTTCTGCACCGACATGCACACCAAGGACGCCGCCCTGGCGGGAGAAACCCCGCAGCGCCTCAACCTGGTCGCGGCCTGGCGTGAGGCCACGGTCTTCACCGAAGCCGAGCGTGCTGCACTGGAACTGACCGAGCAGGGCACCCGCATCGCCGACGCAGCCGGTGGAGTCACGGATGCGGTCTGGGCAAATGCTGCCAAGCACTTCGACGAGGAGGAGCTGGTCGCCCTGATTTCCCTCATCGCCGTCATCAACGCCTACAACCGCATCAACGTCATCAACCAGCAGCCTGCCGGGGACTACCAGCCCGGCCAGTTCGGCTGA
- a CDS encoding NAD(P)-binding domain-containing protein codes for MQATTHIGVSGLGVIGHNLARNFARHRYTTTCASRRSSRSTRRIVTSVLPVLAAGTYRPCVRACADAGPSCPVLNLR; via the coding sequence ATGCAGGCAACCACACACATCGGCGTCAGCGGACTCGGCGTGATAGGCCATAACCTGGCCCGCAACTTCGCCCGCCACCGCTATACCACGACCTGCGCCAGCCGCAGATCCAGCAGGTCGACCAGGCGGATCGTGACCAGTGTCTTGCCGGTCCTCGCCGCCGGCACGTACAGGCCATGTGTCCGGGCCTGCGCAGATGCCGGGCCGTCGTGTCCCGTCCTGAACCTGAGGTGA
- a CDS encoding helix-turn-helix transcriptional regulator, with product MASQDSSSGSDGGSELGRFLRARRTQTTPDQVGLTVGAGLRRTPGLRREELATLAGISIDYYVRLERGKETRPSPSVLDALARALQLDDQQHHHLRELAARAARYAPEPPPAPSRTVRPHLKLLLETLRPSPAYVISRSMDLLAWNPGGLALYAGLDDWPAKQRNLARYFFLHPAARGLFPDWDKQVRACVARLRALAGTAPDAPDLTALVGELLVKSPDFAKLWERYDVTGRKSAHKTFHHPHVGTITLAAQSMQLEGTPGQRLGVYLAEPGTPDHDAMLLLDMTAPQPAARPSATDEANPHTPS from the coding sequence ATGGCATCCCAGGACAGCAGCAGCGGCAGCGACGGCGGCTCCGAGCTGGGCCGGTTTCTGCGTGCCCGCCGCACCCAGACCACGCCCGACCAGGTCGGCCTCACCGTCGGCGCGGGCCTGCGCCGTACCCCGGGTCTGCGCCGCGAGGAGCTGGCCACCCTGGCCGGCATCAGCATCGACTACTACGTCCGCCTCGAGCGTGGCAAGGAGACCCGCCCCAGCCCCTCCGTGCTCGACGCCCTCGCCCGCGCCCTGCAGCTGGACGACCAGCAGCACCACCATCTGCGGGAGCTGGCCGCCCGCGCCGCCCGCTACGCGCCCGAGCCGCCGCCCGCACCGAGTCGCACCGTGCGCCCTCACCTGAAGCTGCTGCTGGAGACGCTGCGCCCGAGTCCGGCGTACGTCATCAGCCGCAGCATGGACCTGCTCGCCTGGAACCCCGGAGGGCTGGCCCTGTATGCGGGGCTGGACGACTGGCCCGCCAAGCAGCGGAACCTCGCCCGCTACTTCTTCCTGCACCCCGCGGCCCGCGGCCTGTTCCCCGACTGGGACAAGCAGGTCCGCGCCTGCGTCGCCCGCCTGCGCGCCCTGGCCGGAACCGCGCCCGACGCCCCCGACCTGACCGCCCTCGTCGGTGAACTGCTGGTCAAGAGCCCTGACTTCGCCAAGCTGTGGGAGCGTTACGACGTCACCGGCCGCAAGTCGGCACACAAGACGTTCCACCACCCGCACGTCGGCACGATCACGCTCGCCGCCCAGTCCATGCAGCTGGAGGGCACTCCGGGCCAGCGCCTCGGTGTCTACCTCGCCGAGCCCGGCACTCCCGACCACGACGCCATGCTGCTGCTGGACATGACCGCGCCCCAACCCGCAGCGCGCCCGTCCGCGACCGACGAGGCGAACCCGCACACACCGTCCTGA
- a CDS encoding MFS transporter — protein MVVNVALPSIRNSLGGGITGLQWVIDGYTLMFAALLLSAGSLTDRLGARRTFAVGLAVFVAASAVCGLAPNLGVLVAARLVQGAGAAVIVPSSLALIREAFPDAGKRAKAISVWALGGSVGSAAGPVAGGFLSQVDWRLIFFVNLPAGLIALFLLTRTHRSPRSEQAPFDWTGQLSAIVAMGALTFGAIKTGADGFTAVQALVSFALAVVAAVVFVVAQARGPHSMIGSTLLRERTMVVSAAIGFALNVGFYGMIFLLSLYLQQAKGMSAPATGLAFVPMTLLTAFISPTAAWFAARFGPRMPVITGQVAMMAGLILLALVPASAPTWLLIAAMVPVGAGGSLAVPALTSLLLDQVAAGRAGTASGVLNTSRQIGGALAVAVFGALIADHDHLAAGLETSLLIAAAALLLTTAASFLLGPPPAREPTSHAAGGTEPATEQIDKLGSLPPVVGATHTQAGRQLLER, from the coding sequence TTGGTCGTCAACGTGGCACTGCCGTCGATCCGGAACAGTCTGGGCGGCGGCATCACAGGGCTGCAGTGGGTGATCGATGGCTACACGCTGATGTTCGCCGCTCTGCTGCTGTCGGCAGGCTCGCTGACCGACCGGCTCGGGGCCCGCCGCACCTTCGCTGTCGGCCTGGCCGTGTTCGTGGCTGCCTCCGCCGTCTGCGGACTGGCGCCGAATCTGGGGGTGCTTGTCGCCGCGCGGCTGGTGCAGGGCGCCGGCGCCGCGGTGATCGTGCCGTCCTCTCTGGCGCTGATTCGGGAGGCGTTCCCGGATGCGGGCAAGCGGGCGAAGGCAATCTCCGTGTGGGCGCTGGGCGGCTCCGTCGGCTCGGCGGCGGGTCCGGTCGCGGGTGGTTTCCTCAGTCAGGTCGATTGGCGGCTGATCTTCTTCGTCAACCTGCCCGCCGGCTTGATCGCGCTGTTCCTCCTGACACGCACCCACCGCTCGCCGCGCTCGGAGCAGGCGCCGTTCGACTGGACGGGACAGCTCTCGGCGATCGTCGCGATGGGCGCGTTGACGTTCGGGGCAATCAAGACCGGTGCCGACGGCTTCACCGCGGTGCAGGCGCTCGTCTCGTTCGCACTGGCCGTGGTCGCGGCCGTGGTGTTCGTTGTGGCGCAGGCCCGCGGTCCACATTCCATGATCGGATCGACGCTGCTGCGCGAGCGCACCATGGTGGTCTCGGCCGCGATCGGCTTTGCGCTGAATGTCGGCTTCTACGGCATGATCTTCCTGCTCAGTCTGTACCTGCAGCAGGCCAAGGGAATGTCCGCGCCGGCCACCGGGCTGGCGTTCGTACCCATGACCCTGCTGACCGCGTTCATCAGCCCCACCGCGGCCTGGTTCGCCGCACGGTTCGGCCCCCGCATGCCGGTGATCACCGGGCAGGTGGCCATGATGGCCGGCCTGATCCTGTTGGCGCTCGTGCCTGCCTCCGCGCCGACGTGGCTGCTGATCGCCGCGATGGTCCCGGTCGGTGCAGGTGGTTCGCTGGCTGTCCCCGCCTTGACTTCCCTGCTGCTCGACCAGGTGGCAGCCGGGCGGGCCGGCACGGCCAGCGGCGTGCTGAACACCTCCCGCCAGATCGGCGGAGCGCTCGCCGTTGCAGTCTTCGGCGCGCTCATCGCCGACCATGACCACCTGGCAGCGGGGCTTGAGACCAGCCTGCTCATCGCCGCCGCAGCACTCCTGCTCACCACCGCGGCAAGCTTCCTGCTCGGCCCACCACCCGCTCGTGAACCGACAAGCCACGCCGCCGGCGGCACCGAGCCGGCCACCGAGCAGATCGACAAGCTCGGCAGCCTGCCCCCGGTCGTCGGCGCGACCCACACGCAAGCCGGGCGGCAGTTGCTCGAACGCTGA
- a CDS encoding zinc-binding dehydrogenase, with product MRAAVMYGAGNVRIEDRPDPKIQQPTDAVVRTVLSCVCGSDLWPYKSMPAADTGRPMGHEFLGVVEETGAQVTSVKPGDLVVTPFKYCDNTCDFCARGLHTSCRHGGRYGFAGVDGGQGEAVRVPQADGTLVKLPVGTDSAMLPSLLTLSDVMGTGHHGAVTAGVSHGDSVLVIGDGAVGLCAVIAARRLGAEQIILMGRHTDRTDLGREFGASDVVAERGEEGVARVRDLTGGNGVEKVIEAVGTRQALETALGAVIDGGTISRLGVPQYEEGPVGPSMIMRNITLTGGASPARAYIDELLPDVLDGSIDPGRVFDKNFSLDQVPDAYRSMADRRVLKALITL from the coding sequence ATGCGTGCAGCAGTGATGTACGGAGCCGGAAACGTCCGGATCGAGGACCGTCCCGACCCGAAGATCCAGCAGCCCACCGACGCCGTCGTGCGCACCGTCCTGTCGTGCGTGTGCGGCAGCGACCTGTGGCCCTACAAGTCGATGCCCGCCGCCGACACCGGCCGCCCCATGGGACACGAGTTCCTCGGCGTGGTGGAGGAGACCGGTGCACAGGTCACCTCCGTCAAGCCGGGAGACCTGGTCGTCACCCCGTTCAAGTACTGCGACAACACCTGCGACTTCTGCGCCAGGGGCCTGCACACCTCGTGCCGTCATGGAGGCCGGTACGGCTTTGCCGGCGTGGACGGCGGTCAGGGCGAGGCGGTGCGCGTCCCGCAGGCCGACGGCACCCTGGTCAAACTGCCCGTCGGCACCGACTCTGCAATGCTGCCCTCGCTGCTGACCCTGTCGGACGTGATGGGCACCGGTCACCACGGCGCCGTCACGGCCGGCGTCAGCCACGGCGACTCCGTGCTGGTCATCGGAGACGGCGCGGTCGGCCTCTGCGCGGTCATCGCCGCCAGGCGGCTCGGTGCCGAGCAGATCATCCTCATGGGGCGGCACACCGACCGCACCGACCTGGGCCGCGAGTTCGGCGCTTCCGACGTCGTTGCCGAGCGCGGCGAAGAAGGCGTCGCCCGTGTACGGGACCTGACCGGCGGCAACGGCGTCGAGAAGGTGATCGAGGCCGTCGGCACCCGCCAGGCGCTGGAGACCGCTCTCGGCGCGGTCATCGACGGCGGCACCATCAGCCGCCTGGGCGTCCCGCAGTACGAGGAAGGGCCCGTAGGCCCGTCCATGATCATGCGGAACATCACCCTCACAGGCGGTGCCAGCCCGGCCCGCGCCTACATCGACGAGCTACTGCCGGACGTCCTGGACGGCAGCATCGACCCCGGCCGCGTCTTCGACAAGAACTTCTCCCTCGACCAGGTTCCGGACGCCTACCGGTCCATGGCCGACCGCCGCGTCCTCAAGGCCCTCATCACCCTCTGA
- a CDS encoding aldo/keto reductase, translating to MQTVTLNNRVEMPILGFGVFQIPPEETEQAVTDALAAGYRLLDTAAAYQNEEAVGRAIKNSGVPREELFVTTKLWIQDAPAQGNTKRAFETSLNKLGLDYLDLYLMHQPYGDVYGQWRAMQDLYREGHIKAIGVANFYPDRLVDLIVNNDVTPAINQIETHPFFQRTADQELMREHGVQIQSWGGFAEGRNNLFTHPVLSGIAEKHGKSVAQVALRWLVQRGVVAIPKSVRTERMAENIDVFDFALTDDQMASIATLDTGGSLFFDHRDPAVVGRLGKRRLDN from the coding sequence ATGCAGACCGTCACCTTGAACAACCGCGTCGAAATGCCGATCCTCGGCTTCGGCGTGTTCCAGATCCCGCCGGAGGAGACCGAGCAGGCCGTCACCGACGCCCTCGCGGCCGGCTACCGGCTGCTCGACACCGCCGCCGCATACCAGAACGAAGAGGCCGTCGGCCGCGCGATCAAGAACAGCGGCGTCCCGCGCGAAGAGCTGTTCGTCACCACCAAGTTGTGGATCCAGGACGCGCCAGCGCAGGGGAACACCAAGCGCGCCTTCGAGACATCGCTGAACAAGCTCGGTCTCGACTACCTCGACCTGTACCTGATGCACCAGCCCTACGGCGACGTGTACGGCCAGTGGCGCGCCATGCAGGACCTCTACCGCGAGGGCCATATCAAGGCGATCGGCGTTGCCAACTTCTACCCCGACCGGCTCGTCGACCTCATCGTCAACAACGACGTCACGCCCGCGATCAACCAGATCGAGACCCACCCCTTTTTCCAGCGCACCGCCGACCAGGAACTCATGCGCGAGCACGGGGTCCAGATCCAGTCGTGGGGCGGGTTCGCCGAAGGCCGCAACAATCTGTTCACTCACCCGGTCCTGAGCGGGATCGCCGAGAAACACGGAAAGTCCGTGGCTCAGGTCGCGCTGCGCTGGCTGGTCCAGCGCGGCGTCGTCGCGATCCCCAAGTCGGTGCGCACTGAGCGCATGGCGGAGAACATCGACGTCTTCGACTTCGCACTCACCGACGACCAGATGGCGTCCATCGCCACCTTGGACACCGGCGGCTCGCTGTTCTTCGACCACCGCGACCCCGCCGTTGTCGGCCGACTCGGCAAGCGGCGCCTGGACAACTGA
- a CDS encoding DUF6299 family protein produces the protein MFLDPRLPPVLRVDGERRVVAEAYAYGIGEESRPDDPGELRKSNPAASRWAPALAGIRPSGLQGLWYPRLSGCGRRARASWSPRRACGARSLGAGTGDFAQPQPLVPALVSYGYGQVAYCALQLLRSSFPPPRHLVELQEGSYDQGDQKVRGSLVAAGVVAIGGALLTAAAGPVGAADVQAVSAAPTGTVSTDGTVTLSGTYRCSPLSGPGPVFVSSTVRAGEVRHGIGGTAATCDGVEHTWVNQDKPVHGAPVAPGPAEVEATLVHLDTRSGLPMPRIIVTYRHEIELRPAKG, from the coding sequence ATGTTCCTGGACCCGCGCCTGCCCCCGGTGTTACGCGTTGATGGTGAGCGCAGGGTCGTCGCTGAGGCCTACGCATACGGCATAGGCGAGGAGAGCCGGCCGGACGATCCCGGCGAGCTGCGCAAGTCGAATCCAGCCGCGTCGCGCTGGGCGCCGGCTCTTGCGGGGATCCGGCCGAGCGGACTGCAAGGGCTTTGGTACCCGCGTCTCAGCGGCTGCGGTCGCCGGGCGCGAGCAAGCTGGTCACCTCGGCGAGCCTGTGGCGCGCGGTCGCTCGGTGCGGGCACCGGAGACTTCGCCCAGCCGCAGCCGCTCGTGCCGGCCCTGGTCTCGTACGGCTACGGCCAGGTGGCGTATTGCGCGCTGCAACTGCTCCGGTCGTCGTTTCCACCCCCGAGGCATCTCGTTGAGCTGCAGGAAGGTTCTTACGATCAAGGAGATCAGAAAGTGCGAGGAAGTCTTGTTGCCGCCGGCGTCGTGGCTATCGGCGGCGCTCTTCTGACAGCAGCCGCGGGTCCGGTCGGTGCCGCTGATGTTCAAGCAGTGTCCGCCGCCCCGACCGGGACGGTGTCCACGGACGGAACTGTCACCCTCTCCGGCACCTATCGCTGTTCGCCGTTGTCGGGTCCCGGGCCGGTCTTCGTGTCTTCCACGGTACGGGCCGGCGAAGTGCGGCACGGTATCGGCGGTACGGCAGCAACGTGCGACGGCGTCGAACACACGTGGGTGAACCAGGACAAGCCCGTGCACGGAGCCCCAGTGGCACCGGGGCCGGCCGAGGTGGAAGCGACCCTTGTGCACCTGGACACGAGAAGTGGCCTGCCCATGCCGCGCATCATCGTGACCTACCGACACGAGATCGAGCTGCGTCCCGCGAAGGGCTGA
- a CDS encoding MFS transporter: protein MTEVAKDLQDVGSETDGPSLWRQRDFMLLWSGQTVSEMGSAVTQIALPLVAVVALKASTFEVGLLTAATTAAFAVIALPAGALVDRGSKRSIMIICNILRLLIVGSVPVVAALGNLTMTQLYTVAVTAGVCTVFFDVSYQSYVPSLIRADLRMDANGKLGTTQAFAQLGGPSLGGGLVAAFGAAGAMTADAISYAISVCSISGIRTREEPPPARREGETLRSQIAEGLRFVVGHKILRRVVACTGTANLFSGMSSALAMIFLVRVLHVRPGLIGLVVAGSAVGGIAGGVFAGRLAKRIGSARIIWVSMLVFSAPQVIAAAAWRGWGVLLFPLGWGIAYFSGMVYNVAQLSYRQSVTPPELMGRMNAAVRWVVWGTLPLGGILGGALGTLIGVRPTLWLAFIGSWAAGWFVFFSPLRHMRDVPGPAPAPGVTR, encoded by the coding sequence GTGACGGAAGTGGCGAAGGATCTGCAGGATGTCGGGTCGGAGACCGATGGTCCGAGCCTGTGGCGGCAGCGGGATTTCATGCTGCTGTGGAGCGGTCAGACGGTCAGCGAGATGGGCTCGGCGGTCACCCAGATCGCACTGCCGCTCGTTGCGGTCGTCGCGCTCAAGGCGAGCACGTTTGAGGTAGGGCTGCTGACCGCCGCCACCACAGCGGCGTTCGCGGTGATCGCGCTGCCCGCAGGCGCGCTCGTGGACCGGGGCTCCAAACGCTCCATCATGATCATCTGCAACATTCTCCGCCTGCTGATCGTCGGCTCGGTCCCGGTGGTGGCTGCCCTCGGCAACCTGACGATGACGCAGCTCTACACCGTCGCCGTGACAGCCGGCGTGTGCACGGTGTTCTTCGACGTCTCGTACCAGAGTTATGTGCCGTCGCTGATCCGCGCCGATCTCCGGATGGACGCCAACGGCAAACTGGGGACCACCCAGGCGTTCGCGCAACTCGGGGGACCCAGCCTGGGCGGGGGACTGGTCGCGGCGTTCGGCGCCGCGGGGGCGATGACGGCCGACGCGATCTCGTACGCGATCTCGGTCTGCTCGATATCCGGAATCAGGACGCGCGAGGAGCCGCCGCCCGCGCGGCGCGAGGGCGAGACGTTGCGGAGCCAGATCGCAGAGGGATTGAGGTTCGTCGTCGGGCACAAGATATTGCGGAGGGTCGTGGCGTGCACGGGCACCGCGAACCTGTTCAGCGGCATGAGTTCGGCGCTGGCGATGATTTTCCTCGTCCGGGTACTGCATGTGCGTCCCGGGCTGATCGGGCTGGTCGTGGCGGGCTCGGCTGTCGGCGGGATCGCCGGGGGAGTGTTCGCAGGCCGGCTCGCCAAGAGGATCGGCTCGGCGCGGATCATCTGGGTGTCGATGCTGGTGTTCAGCGCGCCGCAGGTCATTGCGGCGGCCGCCTGGCGAGGCTGGGGGGTGCTGCTGTTCCCGCTGGGCTGGGGCATCGCGTACTTCTCCGGGATGGTGTACAACGTCGCGCAACTCAGCTATCGGCAGTCGGTGACACCGCCGGAGCTGATGGGCCGGATGAACGCGGCCGTGCGCTGGGTCGTGTGGGGCACACTGCCGCTCGGCGGCATCCTTGGCGGGGCACTCGGCACGCTGATCGGGGTGCGGCCCACACTCTGGCTGGCGTTCATCGGTTCCTGGGCAGCCGGCTGGTTCGTGTTCTTCTCCCCGCTCCGCCACATGCGCGATGTTCCTGGACCCGCGCCTGCCCCCGGTGTTACGCGTTGA
- a CDS encoding PP2C family protein-serine/threonine phosphatase — MERNQPQPSNIAGLHDFLDHQLDQISAQLQGLARTRDRLQALLDAVMAVSRELELPVVLERIVKAAMDLVQARYGALGVLDEQGTGLAHFIPVGLSPQERADLGDVEFPRGRGLLGTLIRRPEPLRVHEISSHPHSAGFPPGHPPMRSFLGVAISVRGEVYGDLYLADRRDGEPFDAYDEDIVVALAGAAGVAIENARLFEHARAGSELFQRLLLPTLSDLRPYEGAAVYRPATTPARVGGDWYDAFLLPDRACAAVIGDVCGHDLKAAAAMAQTRNMLRALVYDRRTPPSAVLTQLDRTLHAITDNPLTTACLARIEPEGSAWTLRWSNAGHLPPLVITPGQRPKYLHADPGVPLGVDADQPRSDHTHPLSAGSTVVFFTDGLIEHPQHPIDTSLDALAQTAATHSDLSLNDLCQALVDHHPSDGHDDMAILALRTPFLTSVRK; from the coding sequence ATGGAACGTAATCAACCGCAACCTTCGAACATCGCTGGCCTGCATGACTTCCTGGACCACCAGCTCGACCAGATCTCAGCACAGCTCCAGGGGCTGGCCCGGACCAGGGACCGGTTGCAGGCGCTGCTGGACGCGGTCATGGCAGTCAGTCGGGAGTTGGAGCTGCCAGTGGTGCTGGAGCGGATCGTCAAGGCTGCCATGGACCTGGTCCAGGCCCGCTATGGTGCGCTGGGCGTCCTGGATGAGCAGGGCACCGGCCTGGCGCACTTCATCCCCGTGGGACTGAGCCCGCAGGAACGGGCCGACCTGGGCGATGTCGAGTTTCCGCGCGGGCGGGGTCTGCTCGGGACCCTGATCCGCCGTCCCGAACCGCTCCGGGTCCACGAGATTTCCTCCCATCCGCATTCCGCAGGGTTCCCGCCCGGTCACCCGCCGATGCGCAGCTTTCTCGGGGTAGCGATCAGCGTCCGGGGCGAGGTCTACGGGGACCTTTACTTGGCCGACCGGCGTGACGGCGAGCCCTTCGACGCGTACGACGAGGACATCGTCGTTGCACTTGCCGGGGCCGCCGGAGTGGCCATCGAAAACGCGCGCCTGTTCGAGCACGCCCGGGCAGGCAGTGAGCTGTTCCAGCGTCTGCTGCTGCCGACGCTGTCCGACCTGCGGCCGTATGAGGGCGCCGCCGTATACCGGCCGGCGACAACCCCGGCACGGGTCGGCGGTGACTGGTACGACGCCTTTCTGCTCCCGGACCGGGCATGCGCAGCCGTCATCGGCGATGTCTGCGGACATGACCTGAAAGCTGCGGCAGCCATGGCCCAGACCCGGAACATGCTGCGCGCCCTTGTCTACGACCGCCGTACCCCGCCCAGCGCAGTCCTCACGCAGCTCGACCGCACTCTGCACGCCATCACCGACAACCCCCTCACCACCGCCTGCCTGGCCCGCATCGAACCCGAAGGCTCCGCCTGGACCCTGCGCTGGAGCAACGCAGGCCATCTCCCGCCCCTGGTCATCACCCCCGGTCAGCGGCCGAAGTACTTGCATGCCGATCCCGGGGTCCCCCTCGGAGTGGACGCCGACCAACCCCGCTCCGACCACACCCACCCACTCTCCGCCGGCTCCACCGTGGTCTTCTTCACCGACGGACTGATCGAGCACCCCCAGCACCCCATCGACACCAGCCTCGACGCCCTCGCCCAAACCGCGGCCACCCACAGCGACCTGTCCCTGAACGACCTCTGCCAGGCCCTTGTCGACCACCATCCCAGCGACGGCCACGACGACATGGCCATCCTCGCCCTCCGCACACCGTTCCTGACCAGTGTGCGTAAGTGA